A genome region from Tolypothrix sp. PCC 7712 includes the following:
- a CDS encoding pentapeptide repeat-containing protein — protein MNIEELLQKYAAGVFDFTGVDLAEANLSGVKLSGINLSKANLSVVNLSGANLSQANLSNATLNVARLSGVNLTRAILNNANLNVANLIRANLNHAQLKAASLVRAELIRADLSSADLSGANLKSADLREATLRQATLRGADLSEASFRGTCFRGANLEMANFQSSDLVRADLSGANLREAELKQANLNRANLSGADLSGANLRWADLSGANLSWADLSGAKLSGANLMGADFSNANLTNTSLVHANLTQAKLIKAEWIGADLTGATLTGAKLYATSRFGLKTEGIICEWVDLSASGDRSIIQKFNSEDPGDFFNETAPTIRIIVDAALEHEANFALAGAYYQISRQYRRLKLPPATDIGRRRTVFTFRVDRDEELLPIAYIAILPFQDAIATQKNIDNLVDMIKTEDLSQQGLNTSHRVRQLRAAIAEAKNESQKIREMQKILELAAKLSFFKTPTQTILTNSSAQTLILYDHPYFGKRFINQSDGSAAFFDKMSNETAQNILPALNMVIDFVKSFHYIEH, from the coding sequence ATGAATATAGAAGAATTACTGCAAAAGTACGCTGCTGGAGTGTTTGATTTTACTGGTGTTGACCTAGCGGAAGCTAACTTAAGTGGTGTCAAACTCAGTGGTATAAATCTTAGTAAAGCTAACTTGAGTGTAGTTAATTTAAGTGGTGCAAATCTCAGCCAAGCTAATTTGAGCAATGCTACCCTCAATGTGGCGAGATTAAGTGGTGTGAATCTCACCAGAGCGATTTTAAATAACGCCAATCTGAATGTTGCTAATTTAATTCGCGCCAACCTGAATCATGCTCAACTGAAAGCAGCCTCGTTAGTTCGGGCTGAATTAATTCGTGCAGACCTCAGTAGCGCCGACCTATCTGGAGCTAACCTCAAAAGCGCCGACCTCAGAGAAGCAACGCTACGCCAAGCAACTCTCCGTGGTGCCGATTTAAGTGAAGCTAGCTTTCGCGGGACTTGTTTTCGTGGAGCCAACTTAGAAATGGCTAATTTCCAGTCCAGTGATTTGGTGCGAGCAGATCTCAGTGGGGCAAATTTACGAGAAGCTGAACTCAAACAAGCAAATCTTAACCGTGCAAATCTCAGCGGCGCTGATTTAAGTGGTGCTAACCTACGTTGGGCGGATTTAAGCGGGGCTAACCTCAGTTGGGCAGATTTAAGCGGAGCGAAATTAAGTGGTGCCAACTTGATGGGAGCAGACTTTAGCAATGCTAATTTAACCAACACCAGCTTAGTACACGCCAATTTAACCCAGGCAAAATTAATCAAAGCGGAATGGATCGGAGCTGACTTAACAGGTGCAACATTAACCGGAGCCAAGCTTTATGCGACTTCCCGGTTTGGTTTAAAAACCGAAGGCATAATTTGTGAATGGGTTGACCTCTCCGCATCTGGCGATCGCTCCATTATCCAAAAGTTCAACTCTGAAGACCCAGGGGACTTTTTTAATGAAACTGCACCAACTATTCGGATTATCGTTGATGCAGCCTTAGAACATGAAGCTAACTTTGCCCTGGCTGGTGCTTACTACCAAATTTCTCGCCAATACCGCAGGCTGAAATTACCCCCAGCTACAGATATTGGTCGTCGCCGCACGGTGTTTACATTCCGAGTAGATAGGGACGAAGAATTATTACCGATTGCTTATATTGCGATTTTGCCATTTCAGGATGCGATCGCTACCCAAAAAAATATTGACAACCTGGTAGATATGATTAAAACCGAAGATCTATCTCAGCAGGGTCTAAACACATCCCATCGGGTGAGGCAATTAAGGGCTGCGATCGCGGAAGCTAAAAATGAGTCCCAGAAAATTAGAGAGATGCAAAAAATTCTGGAGTTAGCTGCAAAACTTAGCTTCTTCAAAACTCCCACGCAGACGATATTAACCAATTCCAGTGCCCAAACTTTAATTTTGTACGATCACCCCTATTTTGGTAAACGATTTATTAATCAGTCAGATGGCAGTGCTGCATTCTTTGATAAGATGTCCAATGAAACTGCCCAAAATATATTACCTGCATTAAATATGGTTATAGATTTTGTTAAAAGTTTTCATTACATTGAACACTGA
- the aroF gene encoding 3-deoxy-7-phosphoheptulonate synthase: MIVVMKVGSPEAEINRINDELTSWGLTPEKIVGKHKVVIGLVGETVDLDPLQIQEVSPWIEQVLRVELPYKRASRQYRHGEASEVVVNTPDGPVVFGEQHPVVVVAGPCSVENEDMIIETAQRVKASGAKFLRGGAYKPRTSPYAFQGHGESALELLAKAREVSGLGVITEVMDAADLDKIAEVADMIQVGARNMQNFSLLKKVGAQSKPVLLKRGMAATIEDWLMAAEYVLAAGNPNVVLCERGIRTFDRQYTRNTLDLSVVPVLRKLTHLPIMIDPSHGTGWSEFVPSMAMAAIAAGSDSLMIEVHPNPKKAMSDGPQSLTPDAFDRLMQELGVIGKAVGRWESAAVALA, from the coding sequence ATGATTGTGGTAATGAAAGTTGGTTCCCCAGAAGCAGAAATTAATCGGATTAACGATGAATTAACTAGCTGGGGACTGACTCCAGAAAAAATTGTTGGTAAGCATAAAGTAGTTATTGGTTTAGTCGGTGAGACTGTTGACTTAGACCCCTTGCAAATTCAGGAAGTTAGCCCTTGGATTGAGCAAGTTTTGCGGGTAGAGTTACCCTATAAACGTGCTAGTCGTCAGTATCGTCATGGGGAAGCTTCTGAGGTTGTAGTCAACACTCCTGATGGCCCAGTGGTGTTTGGCGAACAACACCCTGTAGTAGTGGTTGCTGGCCCCTGCTCCGTAGAAAATGAAGACATGATTATTGAGACAGCCCAGCGCGTGAAAGCCTCTGGAGCCAAATTTTTGCGCGGTGGTGCATACAAACCCCGCACTTCACCTTATGCTTTCCAAGGACACGGCGAGAGTGCTTTGGAATTATTAGCAAAGGCTAGAGAAGTTAGCGGTTTAGGCGTAATTACAGAAGTAATGGACGCTGCTGACCTGGATAAAATCGCAGAGGTTGCGGATATGATCCAGGTAGGCGCAAGAAATATGCAGAATTTTTCCCTACTCAAAAAAGTAGGAGCGCAATCAAAACCTGTGCTATTAAAGCGGGGTATGGCAGCTACTATTGAAGATTGGTTAATGGCTGCTGAGTATGTTTTGGCGGCGGGAAATCCGAATGTAGTTTTATGTGAACGCGGAATTCGTACTTTTGACCGCCAGTATACTCGCAATACCCTAGATTTATCAGTAGTACCAGTTTTACGGAAGCTAACTCACCTACCAATTATGATTGACCCCAGTCATGGTACAGGTTGGTCGGAGTTTGTTCCTTCTATGGCAATGGCCGCGATCGCAGCTGGATCTGATTCTCTCATGATTGAGGTTCACCCCAACCCGAAAAAAGCTATGTCAGATGGGCCGCAATCTCTCACACCAGATGCTTTCGACCGCTTAATGCAAGAATTAGGCGTTATTGGTAAGGCTGTAGGACGCTGGGAGTCTGCTGCGGTTGCGTTGGCGTAG
- a CDS encoding PAM68 family protein → MSAEESERSRLPFEPNKKNPKPAKAKSQPPAQPKASQGKTSKQPPFNKEEMAIPKVVSQRMIRRVAAFCGIPTALGIATLIVSYLLAIYTDIKLPPIAVLLVNMGLFGIGVLGITYGVLSASWDEDRVGSWLGIGEFGTNWGRMVAVWRETRQNKV, encoded by the coding sequence ATGTCTGCTGAAGAATCGGAACGTAGCCGCTTACCTTTTGAACCGAACAAAAAGAACCCAAAACCAGCCAAAGCTAAGAGTCAACCACCAGCACAGCCAAAAGCATCTCAGGGAAAGACAAGCAAGCAGCCACCTTTTAACAAAGAGGAAATGGCAATCCCAAAAGTTGTTAGCCAACGGATGATTCGACGAGTAGCCGCGTTTTGCGGTATACCTACAGCTTTGGGAATTGCTACTTTGATAGTCAGCTATTTGCTGGCTATCTATACCGACATCAAACTACCTCCCATTGCTGTGTTATTGGTCAACATGGGATTGTTTGGTATAGGGGTATTAGGGATAACCTATGGTGTACTCTCTGCCTCTTGGGATGAAGACAGAGTAGGCAGTTGGCTGGGTATTGGAGAGTTCGGCACCAATTGGGGACGTATGGTGGCAGTTTGGCGCGAAACTCGGCAAAATAAGGTTTGA
- a CDS encoding pirin family protein, whose product MTTQIGTMRTVAGIINSVQTLEGEGMLVRRPFPKATFGDFDPFLLLDEIGPVDVEPGAAKGAPDHPHRGFETVTYILAGCFEHKDSQGNAGKLHAGDVQWMTAGSGVVHSEMPEQELARHGGRIHGLQLWVNLPQRDKMIKPRYQEIPAERIPQAQTADGLVSVKVIAGEALGAKSSIQTQTPIMYLHFIIQPGAIAIQPMPKAYNAFTYVLDGEGLFGAEKERAGDGQMVLFAQDGEEVVIANPANANSALDVLLIAGVPLNEPVVRYGPFVMNTKAEIIQAIEDYRNGRMGSIDF is encoded by the coding sequence ATGACAACTCAAATAGGAACGATGCGAACAGTCGCAGGAATCATCAATAGCGTACAAACCCTAGAGGGTGAAGGAATGCTTGTGCGTCGGCCATTTCCTAAAGCTACCTTTGGTGATTTTGACCCCTTTCTCCTCCTAGATGAAATTGGCCCGGTTGATGTCGAACCTGGTGCAGCTAAAGGAGCGCCAGATCATCCCCATAGAGGCTTTGAGACAGTCACCTATATTTTGGCAGGTTGCTTTGAACACAAAGATTCTCAAGGAAACGCGGGCAAACTTCATGCGGGTGATGTGCAATGGATGACAGCCGGATCTGGCGTTGTGCATTCAGAAATGCCAGAACAAGAACTGGCGCGTCATGGCGGCAGGATTCATGGGTTGCAATTGTGGGTGAATTTACCTCAGCGAGACAAAATGATCAAGCCGCGCTATCAGGAAATTCCAGCAGAACGTATTCCCCAAGCTCAAACAGCTGATGGTTTGGTGAGTGTCAAAGTCATAGCCGGAGAAGCACTAGGAGCGAAATCTAGCATCCAAACCCAAACTCCGATTATGTATCTACATTTCATAATTCAACCAGGAGCGATCGCAATTCAACCCATGCCAAAAGCATACAATGCTTTTACATATGTACTTGATGGCGAAGGGTTGTTTGGTGCAGAGAAGGAGCGTGCGGGAGATGGGCAAATGGTATTGTTTGCACAGGATGGTGAAGAAGTGGTGATTGCTAATCCCGCAAACGCAAATTCAGCATTAGATGTGCTGCTGATTGCTGGTGTACCGCTCAACGAACCAGTGGTTCGCTACGGCCCATTTGTCATGAATACTAAAGCTGAAATTATTCAAGCAATTGAAGATTATCGTAACGGGAGGATGGGTTCAATTGACTTCTAA
- a CDS encoding prephenate/arogenate dehydrogenase — protein sequence MKIGILGLGLIGGSLGFDLRSQGHEVLGVSRRESTCQKAIALGSVDRAAVDLSLFATADIVFICTPIALIVPQIQQLIEHLSAATIITDVGSVKAPIVNAIAPLWENFVGGHPMAGTADSGIEAAQRHLFVERPYVLTPTNTTPPQATAVVEEIVRSLGSKIYHCQPEQHDRAVSWISHLPVMVSASLIAACLGETDPAVLQLAQNLASSGFRDTSRVGGGNPELGVMMAQFNQQALLSSLQQYRHQLDEVIHLIEQENWTALEAKLQSTQKARPEFVE from the coding sequence ATGAAAATTGGGATTTTAGGACTCGGGCTAATTGGTGGATCTTTGGGCTTTGATTTGCGATCGCAAGGTCATGAGGTTTTAGGAGTGAGTCGGCGTGAATCAACCTGTCAAAAGGCAATAGCTTTGGGTAGCGTTGATCGGGCCGCGGTAGATCTGAGTCTCTTTGCTACGGCAGACATTGTATTTATTTGTACACCTATAGCTCTTATTGTTCCCCAAATTCAGCAGTTAATTGAGCATCTGTCTGCGGCTACCATAATCACTGATGTTGGTTCTGTCAAAGCTCCCATTGTGAATGCGATCGCGCCTCTGTGGGAAAATTTTGTGGGCGGTCACCCGATGGCGGGAACAGCCGATAGCGGTATTGAAGCCGCACAACGCCATTTATTTGTTGAGCGCCCTTATGTACTGACACCAACCAATACCACACCACCCCAAGCAACTGCGGTAGTAGAAGAAATTGTGCGATCGCTTGGGTCTAAAATCTACCATTGTCAGCCAGAACAACATGACCGCGCTGTCAGCTGGATTTCTCATTTACCTGTAATGGTCAGCGCTTCCCTAATTGCAGCTTGTCTGGGTGAAACTGACCCCGCAGTTTTACAACTGGCGCAAAATTTAGCCAGTTCCGGTTTTCGCGATACCAGCCGCGTCGGTGGTGGAAATCCAGAGTTGGGCGTAATGATGGCACAGTTCAATCAGCAGGCATTGCTGAGTTCACTACAACAATATCGCCATCAGCTTGATGAAGTGATTCATTTAATTGAGCAAGAAAATTGGACAGCATTAGAAGCGAAGTTGCAGTCCACCCAAAAAGCGCGACCAGAATTTGTGGAATAA
- a CDS encoding PadR family transcriptional regulator, producing MSLAHTILGLLEQQEMTGYDLKNTCFDQCVAHLWPADQAQIYRTLDKLVEQGWTTCCVEIQSDRPNRKVYSLTEEGKAELLRWLQCHQPVPTVREPFLVQLFFAAQLPNPAIIKLLEQQLAARSKKLADCNNIQLPELEDCANREQIMQRLVLDLVTQREKTYIDWLKTAIEAIKSS from the coding sequence ATGTCATTAGCACACACCATTTTAGGACTGCTTGAGCAACAAGAAATGACAGGTTACGACCTGAAAAACACTTGTTTCGATCAATGTGTTGCTCACTTATGGCCCGCAGATCAGGCACAGATTTACAGAACCCTGGATAAATTAGTTGAGCAGGGTTGGACTACTTGTTGTGTTGAAATTCAGAGCGATCGCCCTAATCGCAAGGTATATTCTTTAACGGAAGAGGGAAAAGCCGAATTACTCAGGTGGCTGCAATGTCATCAGCCTGTACCAACAGTACGAGAACCGTTTCTAGTGCAATTATTTTTTGCTGCACAATTACCAAATCCAGCCATCATTAAATTGCTAGAACAGCAGCTAGCTGCACGCAGCAAAAAACTAGCTGACTGTAACAATATTCAACTACCAGAGCTAGAAGATTGTGCAAACCGTGAGCAAATTATGCAACGGCTGGTTCTAGACTTAGTAACTCAAAGAGAAAAAACTTATATAGATTGGCTAAAAACAGCTATTGAAGCCATTAAAAGTTCTTAA
- the rpsO gene encoding 30S ribosomal protein S15 produces MALTQQRKQELISSYQVHETDTGSADVQIAMLTERINRLSEHLQANKKDHSSRRGLLKLIGHRKRLLSYVQAESREKYQALIARLGIRG; encoded by the coding sequence ATGGCTCTGACGCAACAGCGCAAACAAGAACTCATTTCGAGCTATCAAGTTCACGAAACCGATACCGGCTCTGCCGATGTCCAAATTGCGATGCTTACTGAGCGCATCAACCGCCTCAGCGAACATTTGCAAGCAAATAAAAAAGACCATTCTTCCCGCAGAGGATTGTTAAAGTTGATTGGTCATCGTAAGCGTCTGCTTTCCTATGTACAAGCGGAAAGCCGGGAAAAATATCAAGCTTTAATTGCTCGTCTGGGAATTCGTGGTTAA
- a CDS encoding DUF1517 domain-containing protein, translating into MRDTFNKMMGRTRYVVCRLFLHLGGSEVAPILGVFNRAAREAIDADGDLQVLGEGLVEICETLLRYDEYWLSAANEGDVFWNEGEAGDYVNELFSDSASRYGADLDLGSDSGFNDPLSIPVTRNIIVMITVAFTGEVPQIETDLSNVQALKEGLKAFINLHYQNKLQAVQVHFSPAQLGDELTNDQLVQYYPELIPL; encoded by the coding sequence ATGCGTGATACTTTTAATAAAATGATGGGACGGACTCGTTATGTTGTCTGTCGTCTATTTTTGCATTTAGGTGGGTCAGAAGTAGCACCTATTTTAGGGGTTTTCAATCGTGCAGCCAGAGAAGCGATCGATGCAGATGGAGACTTACAAGTTTTGGGAGAAGGCTTAGTAGAAATCTGCGAAACCCTTTTGCGCTATGATGAATACTGGCTTTCTGCGGCTAATGAAGGCGATGTATTTTGGAATGAAGGGGAAGCCGGAGATTATGTCAATGAACTATTTAGTGATTCAGCTTCCAGATACGGTGCTGACCTAGATTTAGGTTCTGATTCTGGATTCAATGACCCTTTATCCATACCTGTAACACGCAACATTATTGTGATGATTACAGTAGCTTTTACAGGAGAAGTCCCACAAATAGAAACAGACTTATCCAACGTTCAAGCATTAAAAGAAGGGTTAAAAGCCTTTATTAATTTGCACTACCAAAATAAACTCCAGGCAGTTCAAGTACACTTCTCTCCAGCACAATTAGGTGATGAACTCACTAACGATCAGCTGGTGCAATATTATCCAGAATTAATACCTTTGTAA
- a CDS encoding GNAT family N-acetyltransferase, with product MSNFSSLNNLYIDKLSASHNVQNFDCGKPALNNFLINYALQNQQSDSSKTYVACLDNTVIGYYTLTVASVVHQDAPPRITKGLPKYPIPVALLARLAVSKDFQGHRIGSGLLKDCLKRVNAAADILGIRAVLVHAQDDEALRWYEHFDFEVSPTDPLHLFLLLKDIRKMLANNL from the coding sequence TTGAGTAATTTCTCATCATTAAACAACTTATATATTGATAAGTTATCTGCTTCCCATAATGTTCAAAACTTTGATTGTGGAAAGCCAGCTTTAAATAATTTCTTAATTAATTATGCATTGCAAAATCAACAGTCTGATAGTTCAAAAACTTATGTAGCCTGTTTGGATAATACTGTAATTGGTTACTATACTTTAACTGTAGCCTCTGTTGTTCATCAAGATGCGCCACCTCGAATTACCAAGGGATTGCCAAAATATCCTATACCTGTAGCATTGTTAGCTCGGTTGGCGGTGAGTAAAGATTTTCAAGGGCACAGAATAGGAAGCGGTTTATTAAAAGATTGCCTCAAACGTGTCAATGCAGCAGCAGATATCTTAGGTATTCGGGCTGTGTTAGTTCATGCTCAAGATGATGAAGCGTTGAGATGGTATGAACATTTTGATTTTGAAGTAAGCCCTACCGATCCTTTACATTTATTTTTACTGTTGAAGGATATTCGGAAAATGTTAGCTAATAATTTGTAA
- a CDS encoding PadR family transcriptional regulator, whose protein sequence is MFRHFRSRFPVHAWAGASDDDLSFVSSHFQHRKHHDRHHEQHFGNEMFGGAWKEEYRTRRGDIKFILLELLSEHPSHGYDLIKEMESRYGGFRKLSPGSVYPTLQMLEEGGYLRSSQEGGKRIYTITDEGRQLLAERTQQETSDSPWDVFKSFMSGKPQEFIELRNAATELAGAVVQVARSGNVERMKRVRELLENAKREIYAILAEK, encoded by the coding sequence ATGTTTAGACACTTTCGTTCCCGTTTTCCAGTACATGCATGGGCTGGAGCCAGTGATGATGACCTCAGCTTTGTCAGTTCTCACTTCCAGCATCGCAAGCATCACGATAGACATCACGAGCAGCACTTTGGCAATGAAATGTTTGGTGGTGCTTGGAAAGAAGAATACCGAACTCGTCGAGGTGATATTAAATTCATCCTGCTGGAATTGTTATCCGAGCATCCTAGTCATGGTTACGACCTGATTAAAGAGATGGAAAGCCGCTATGGAGGGTTTCGTAAACTCAGCCCTGGCTCAGTTTATCCCACACTCCAAATGCTCGAAGAAGGTGGGTATTTGCGGAGTTCTCAAGAAGGCGGTAAGCGAATTTATACAATTACCGATGAAGGTAGACAACTCTTAGCAGAACGTACCCAGCAGGAAACCTCAGACTCTCCCTGGGATGTCTTCAAAAGCTTTATGTCAGGTAAACCTCAGGAGTTTATCGAGCTGCGAAATGCCGCCACAGAACTAGCTGGTGCTGTGGTACAAGTTGCGCGCAGCGGTAATGTAGAGCGTATGAAGCGAGTACGCGAACTCTTAGAAAACGCCAAACGCGAAATTTACGCAATTTTAGCCGAAAAATAA
- a CDS encoding DUF1778 domain-containing protein — MSNLFEPRTERIDIRTSAIVKKMLQQAAAASHKNVSEFLLEHGLIAAQEALTNRKLFVLDDEQWQAFQDALDSPSTEKPRLRRLLTEPSVFE, encoded by the coding sequence ATGAGTAACTTATTTGAGCCTAGAACTGAACGGATTGATATCCGTACTAGTGCTATTGTCAAAAAAATGTTGCAGCAAGCTGCTGCGGCAAGTCATAAAAATGTTAGCGAGTTCTTGTTAGAACACGGTTTAATTGCTGCTCAAGAGGCTTTAACAAATCGTAAGCTTTTTGTGCTTGATGATGAGCAATGGCAAGCTTTTCAAGATGCACTTGACTCTCCATCAACAGAAAAACCTCGTTTACGTCGTTTATTAACGGAGCCAAGCGTATTTGAGTAA
- the psbA gene encoding photosystem II q(b) protein, which translates to MTATLQQRSSANVWDRFCEWITSTNNRLYIGWFGVLMIPTLLAATACFVIAFIAAPPVDIDGIREPVAGSLIYGNNIVSGAVVPSSNAIGLHFYPIWEAASLDEWLYNGGPYQLVIFHFLIGVFCYLGREWELSYRLGMRPWICLAFSAPVAAATAVFLIYPIGQGSFSDGMPLGISGTFNFMIVFQAEHNILMHPFHMLGVAGVFGGSLFSAMHGSLVTSSLVRETTENESQNYGYKFGQEEETYNIVAAHGYFGRLIFQYASFNNSRSLHFFLAAWPVVGIWFTALGVSTMAFNLNGFNFNQSVIDSQGRVVNTWADIINRANLGMEVMHERNAHNFPLDLAAGEQAPVALTAPAING; encoded by the coding sequence ATGACAGCAACCTTACAACAGCGCTCTAGCGCTAACGTATGGGATCGCTTCTGCGAATGGATAACCAGCACCAATAACCGTCTATACATCGGTTGGTTCGGTGTCCTCATGATCCCAACCCTACTAGCTGCAACCGCTTGCTTCGTAATCGCCTTCATCGCAGCGCCTCCAGTAGACATCGATGGTATCCGTGAACCTGTTGCAGGTTCCTTAATCTACGGAAACAACATCGTCTCTGGTGCAGTTGTTCCTTCTTCCAACGCTATCGGTTTACACTTCTACCCCATCTGGGAAGCAGCTTCCTTAGATGAGTGGTTGTACAACGGCGGCCCTTACCAATTGGTAATATTCCACTTCTTAATCGGCGTATTCTGCTACCTCGGTCGTGAGTGGGAATTGTCTTACCGCTTGGGTATGCGTCCTTGGATCTGCCTAGCATTCTCTGCACCAGTAGCAGCAGCAACAGCAGTATTCTTGATCTACCCCATTGGTCAAGGTTCCTTCTCTGATGGTATGCCTTTGGGTATCTCTGGTACCTTCAACTTCATGATCGTGTTCCAAGCAGAACACAACATCCTCATGCACCCCTTCCACATGTTGGGTGTGGCTGGTGTATTCGGTGGTTCTTTGTTCTCCGCAATGCACGGTTCTCTAGTAACCTCCTCCTTGGTTCGTGAAACCACCGAGAACGAATCTCAAAACTACGGTTACAAGTTCGGTCAAGAGGAAGAAACTTACAACATCGTAGCTGCACACGGTTACTTTGGTCGCTTAATCTTCCAATACGCATCCTTCAACAACAGCCGTTCTCTACACTTCTTCTTGGCTGCATGGCCAGTAGTCGGTATCTGGTTCACCGCATTGGGCGTAAGCACAATGGCGTTCAACTTGAACGGTTTCAACTTCAACCAATCAGTGATTGACTCTCAAGGTCGTGTAGTTAACACCTGGGCTGATATCATCAACCGCGCTAACTTGGGTATGGAAGTAATGCACGAGCGTAACGCTCACAACTTCCCTCTAGACTTGGCTGCTGGCGAGCAAGCACCTGTTGCACTAACTGCTCCCGCAATTAACGGTTAA